A genome region from Stenotrophomonas bentonitica includes the following:
- a CDS encoding SDR family NAD(P)-dependent oxidoreductase yields the protein MSAVPSVGVGTGALADRVILIAGAGGGFGSAAAVACAEAGATVVLLGRKPRRLDRVYAAVEAAGPEPLLYPMDLEGATPDDYATLAERLQSELGRLDGVLYCAADFPGLTPFEHADPAAFARAVHVNLTAPAWLAQACLPLLRQRDDAALVFTVDDPERVGRAFWGGYGAAQHGLRGLIAALHDELARSPVRVSGLQPGPMRTALRARAFSLDEDGVAREPAVHAAAAVELLSAAGVAHRGQVLALS from the coding sequence ATGAGCGCGGTCCCGTCCGTTGGGGTCGGGACCGGGGCGCTGGCCGACCGCGTCATTCTCATTGCCGGGGCCGGCGGTGGTTTCGGCAGCGCCGCTGCCGTGGCCTGCGCCGAAGCCGGGGCCACCGTGGTCCTGCTCGGGCGCAAACCGCGCCGGCTCGACCGCGTCTATGCGGCGGTCGAAGCCGCAGGGCCCGAGCCGCTGCTGTACCCGATGGACCTGGAAGGGGCCACCCCGGACGACTACGCCACCCTTGCCGAACGCCTGCAGTCCGAACTGGGCCGTCTCGACGGCGTGCTGTACTGCGCGGCCGACTTCCCGGGCCTGACCCCGTTCGAACACGCCGACCCGGCGGCGTTTGCACGGGCGGTGCACGTCAACCTGACCGCCCCGGCCTGGCTGGCCCAGGCCTGCCTGCCGCTGCTGCGCCAGCGCGACGATGCCGCGCTGGTGTTCACCGTGGACGATCCCGAGCGGGTAGGGCGGGCCTTCTGGGGCGGCTACGGTGCGGCCCAGCACGGCCTGCGTGGGCTGATCGCCGCGCTGCATGACGAGCTGGCGCGCAGCCCGGTGCGGGTCAGCGGCCTGCAGCCCGGCCCGATGCGCACCGCGCTGCGGGCCCGTGCCTTCTCGCTGGACGAGGACGGCGTTGCCCGCGAACCGGCCGTTCACGCCGCCGCCGCCGTCGAACTGCTGTCCGCCGCCGGCGTGGCGCATCGCGGCCAGGTACTGGCCTTGTCGTAA